The nucleotide sequence TATTTTATTGCGGATGAGCGCGATGTGAAGCAGCACGCTAAAAAGTCGCTGTTTTCTCATTTGGTTCCGCTGTTAACATTGATCCTGCCGTTTTTCATGATGCTGTTTGCAGGTCTTGCCGGTTCTCCTGAGGCATTGGCGGTTGGGATTATGATTTTTGCGTTCATTTTGATTGGGGTTGTCAACATTGCGGTGTTTGTCTACAACATTGTGCAGGGAATTAAAATATTGAAAACCGTATAAGCTTTGAGATGACTCAAGGCTTTGCCATTACATAAATAGGGGGAAGGAATTGTGAAGGATCAGAAGAAACGCATCTTGGAATTGGTTGAGCAGGGTAAGCTTTCAGCAAGCGAAGCGTTAACACTCATTGAAGGTCTTGAATCAGAATATGCCCAAAAAGAGACGGCATCTATGGCCGATCATACTGGTTTTGGCGGGCCGTTTGTTGAAAAAGAAAAAGCTGCGCCGTCCTCTGCCCTGTCGTCAAAACTTGCCTTGTTTATTGATACAGCTGTGAAAAAAGTCAAAGAACTCGATATTGATTCCGCCGTTAAAAAGGTGAAGGAGATGGATCTTGATTTGAACTTTGGCCAATCGGTCAGTGTCCAGCATGTGTATCACTACGAAAATGCGGATATCCGCGATTTGGACATTCAGATTTTAAACGGAAGTGTCACGCTGCAGTCATGGCCGCAGCAGGACGTCCGGGCAGAATGTGATATCAAAGTATACAGAGCTGAAAACGCCGAACAGGCGAAGGAGATATTTATCCAAAATACGAACTGCAGCCTTGATGATGGCGCATTCCGTTTTTATACAGAAAAGAAAACCGTTAAAGTCAGCATGACTCTTTATTTACCGGAACAGCAATATGAGCTTGTAAAAATTAAACTGTTTAGCGGTCCCATACGCGGGGAAAATTTAAAGATAAAGGATTTTCGCACAAAAACAGCCAACGGCCTCATCTCCGTTTATTCATTTAAGGGAGAAAAGCTTGAAGCCGAAACGGCAAACGGCCAGATCAGACTTGCCGGAATTGAAGCTGCTCATACAGAAGCAGAAACCATCCACGGCATGATTCAATTTGAAGGGAAATCTGAAAGACTTGATGTCCAGAGCTTTAACGGCAACATGGTGCTGAAGCTTGAAGAGCAAACATGCCGCACTCTTTATGCCAAAACTGCAACTGGGAACGTGGAAGTTCTTGTTCCCGTACAGACAGCCATTAACGGCGAACTGAAATCAAATCTTGGATCCGTTTCTGCTGATCTGCCGGATCTTGAAGTACTCTATGAAAAGAATGACTCCATGCAGAAAGAACTGCGTGTTAAATCAGCTGCACAGGAAGGTCCGGTTATGAATCTGATTGCAGATTCAAAAACAGGTTCTATTACGCTGAAAGAGAGGTAATCCATTATGAAGAAGAAATTGTACAGATCGCAATCGAAGAAAATAATTAGCGGGGTGCTTGGCGGACTTTCTGATTACGTCGGCATTGATGCGAATCTTTTGCGGATTTTATTTGTGATTCTCCTGCTTACAACAGCTTTCTTCCCGTTTGGCCTTATCTATGTAGCGATGGTCTTCCTTGTGCCGAATGAAGGAGATGTCAGATAGCCATGATTAGATGGGCAGTCAGTATCCTGGTCAATGCATTAATATTAATTGTTGTATCGGGGTATTTTGAATCTTTTCATATTAGCGGTGTGGGCGCTGCGATCATAGCAAGTTTGCTCATTTCCGTTTTAAACGTTTTAGTGAAGC is from Bacillus sp. FSL H8-0547 and encodes:
- a CDS encoding DUF4870 domain-containing protein → MNTNKLLSSLCYFSIFFAPFLFPIIVYFIADERDVKQHAKKSLFSHLVPLLTLILPFFMMLFAGLAGSPEALAVGIMIFAFILIGVVNIAVFVYNIVQGIKILKTV
- a CDS encoding DUF4097 domain-containing protein, with product MKDQKKRILELVEQGKLSASEALTLIEGLESEYAQKETASMADHTGFGGPFVEKEKAAPSSALSSKLALFIDTAVKKVKELDIDSAVKKVKEMDLDLNFGQSVSVQHVYHYENADIRDLDIQILNGSVTLQSWPQQDVRAECDIKVYRAENAEQAKEIFIQNTNCSLDDGAFRFYTEKKTVKVSMTLYLPEQQYELVKIKLFSGPIRGENLKIKDFRTKTANGLISVYSFKGEKLEAETANGQIRLAGIEAAHTEAETIHGMIQFEGKSERLDVQSFNGNMVLKLEEQTCRTLYAKTATGNVEVLVPVQTAINGELKSNLGSVSADLPDLEVLYEKNDSMQKELRVKSAAQEGPVMNLIADSKTGSITLKER
- a CDS encoding PspC domain-containing protein produces the protein MKKKLYRSQSKKIISGVLGGLSDYVGIDANLLRILFVILLLTTAFFPFGLIYVAMVFLVPNEGDVR